The Rattus rattus isolate New Zealand chromosome 1, Rrattus_CSIRO_v1, whole genome shotgun sequence genome includes a region encoding these proteins:
- the Znf362 gene encoding zinc finger protein 362: protein MSRSSPSGKGPSRMAEPRFNNPYFWPPPPTMPSQLDNLVLINKIKEQLMAEKIRPPHLPPTSASSQQPLLVPPAPAESSQAVMSLPKLQQVPGLHPQSVPQPDVALHARPATSTVTGLGLSSRTPAVSTSESTPGTGTGTSTPSTPTTTSQSRLIASSPTLISGITSPPLLDSIKTIQGHGLLGPPKSERGRKKIKAENPGGPPVLVVPYPILASGETAKEGKTYRCKVCPLTFFTKSEMQIHSKSHTEAKPHKCPHCSKSFANASYLAQHLRIHLGVKPYHCSYCDKSFRQLSHLQQHTRIHTGDRPYKCPHPGCEKAFTQLSNLQSHQRQHNKDKPYKCPNCYRAYSDSASLQIHLSAHAIKHAKAYCCSMCGRAYTSETYLMKHMSKHTVVEHLVSHHSPQRTESPGIPVRISLI from the exons ATGAGTAGAAGTTCACCAAGTGGGAAAGGACCCTCTAG GATGGCCGAACCTCGATTTAACAACCCATACTTCTGgccccctcctcccaccatgcccagccag CTGGACAACCTGGTCCTGATTAACAAGATCAAAGAGCAGCTGATGGCGGAGAAAATCCGGCCGCCTCACCTGCCACCCACCTCAGCCTCGTCACAGCAGCCACTGCTAGTGCCCCCCGCGCCCGCCGAGAGCAGTCAGGCGGTCATGTCGCTGCCCAAGCTGCAGCAGGTGCCCGGGCTACACCCGCAGTCCGTGCCGCAGCCCGACGTGGCGCTGCACGCGAGGCCGGCCACCAGCACTGTCACAG GTCTGGGGCTTTCCTCTCGGACCCCCGCTGTGAGTACATCCGAGTCAACCCCAGGCACGGGCACAGGCACCAGTACCCCatccacacccaccaccaccagccaGAGCCGCCTCATCGCCTCATCCCCCACCCTCATCTCAGGGATCACCAGCCCCCCCCTCCTGGACTCCATCAAGACAATCCAGGGCCACGGCCTGCTTGGCCCCCCCAAGTCTGAACGCGGCCGCAAAAAGATCAAGGCAGAGAACCCAGGGGGTCCCCCTGTCCTTGTTGTCCCCTACCCCATCCTGGCCTCCGGTGAGACCGCCAAGGAGGGCAAGACATACAG GTGTAAGGTATGCCCGCTCACCTTTTTCACCAAGTCTGAGATGCAGATCCACTCCAAGTCGCACACCGAGGCCAAGCCCCACAAGTGCCCACACTGCTCCAAGTCCTTTGCCAATGCCTCCTACCTGGCCCAGCATCTGCGCATCCACCTGGGCGTCAAGCCCTACCACTGCTCCTACTGTGACAAGTCCTTCCGGCAGCTCTCCCACCTCCAGCAGCACACCAG AATCCACACAGGCGACAGACCCTACAAGTGCCCACATCCTGGCTGCGAAAAGGCTTTCACTCAACTCTCCAACCTCCAG TCTCACCAGCGTCAGCACAATAAGGACAAGCCCTACAAATGTCCCAACTGCTACCGGGCCTACTCAGACTCCGCCTCCCTCCAGATCCACCTCTCCGCCCATGCCATCAAGCACGCCAAGGCCTACTGCTGCAGCATGTGCGGGCGGGCCTACACCTCG GAGACCTACCTGATGAAGCACATGTCCAAACACACAGTGGTGGAACACCTGGTGAGCCATCACTCACCCCAGAGGACCGAGTCCCCCGGCATCCCGGTGCGAATCTCTCTGATCTGA